Proteins encoded together in one Astatotilapia calliptera chromosome 7, fAstCal1.2, whole genome shotgun sequence window:
- the dkk3b gene encoding dickkopf-related protein 3b, whose protein sequence is MSGIAQLSVFRGLCFLWAAVGTARSGTLFPRESLERGPVSLTDMFREVEELMEDTQHILEEAVDQITTESAKSSSGSLELGPNYHNETTMVIKNGDKAVKVLDRTDKDTNNNTGETHLSHVHMEISSQWNNMNHECMVDEDCGNLKYCLYEIENSKCLPCIPTDMPCIKDEECCSDQMCVWGQCTVNATSGTEGTICQSQSDCRPHLCCAFQPELLFPVCNPKPDKGESCLSHPNLLMDMLAWDQEGPRDHCPCADDLQCQPHGRGSVCG, encoded by the exons ATGTCCGGCATCGCGCAGCTGTCGGTGTTCCGGGGTTTGTGCTTTCTGTGGGCAGCCGTCGGCACGGCGAGGAGCGGGACCTTGTTCCCGCGGGAGAGCCTGGAGCGGGGGCCGGTCAGCTTGACCGATATGTTCCGAGAGGTAGAGGAGTTGATGGAGGACACTCAGCACATACTGGAGGAGGCAGTGGACCAG ATCACTACAGAGAGTGCAAAATCCTCTTCAGGCTCACTGGAGCTGGGTCCTAACTACCACAATGAGACTACGATGGTGATAAAGAACGGAGACAAAGCAGTTAAGGTGCTAGACAGAACTGACAAG GACACTAACAACAACACTGGGGAGACTCATTTGTCCCATGTTCATATGGAGATCTCCAGCCAGTGGAACAACATGAATCAT GAATGCATGGTGGACGAGGACTGTGGCAACCTGAAATACTGCCTGTATGAGATTGAGAACTCCAAATGCCTCCCCTGTATCCCAACAGACATG CCCTGCATCAAGGATGAGGAGTGCTGCTCTGATCAGATGTGTGTTTGGGGCCAGTGCACAGTGAACGCCACCAGTGGAACAGAGGGAACCATCTGTCAGAGTCAGAGTGACTGCAGGCCACACCTCTGCTGTGCTTTCCAACCAG AGCTTTTGTTTCCAGTATGTAACCCCAAACCGGACAAGGGGGAGTCCTGTCTAAGCCACCCCAACCTGCTGATGGATATGCTAGCCTGGGACCAGGAGGGTCCCCGTGACCACTGCCCCTGTGCCGATGACCTTCAGTGCCAGCCTCATGG CCGTGGGTCTGTGTGTGGATAA